CCTAAAATCAAAAAAGTTATTACTGCACTTGGCGTTGGGTCACATTTTGAATTTTGGGGATTTCCAAAAGAAAATGTTATCGAAAAAGACTGGTTTGAAAAAATTGAATTAGATGAAAATCTAACGCTTTATACAACTCCTTCAAGACATTTTTCGGGCAGAAGTTTTAAACGCTGCAACACGCTATGGACTTCATTTGTTCTGCAAGCCAAAGATTTTAAAATGTACTTGGGCGGAGACAGCGGTTACGACAAACATTTTGCCGAAATTGGAGATAAATACGGTCCGTTTGACATTGCTTTACTAGATAATGGTCAGTACAATCAAAAATGGAAATATATTCACAATATGCCCGAGGATGTTATAAAAGCAATTAAAGATCTTAAAGCAAAACGGGTATTTCCTGTGCATTCTTCTAAATTTTCTCTTTCACTGCATGCCTGGGATGAGCCTTTGATTAAAGTTTCTGAACTGAACGCTAATTCTGAAAATCCAGTTCCGTTAATTACGCCAATGATTGGTGAATTAGTCGAACTGAAAAACGAAAAACAAGAGTTTAAACAATGGTGGAAAGGGGTGAATTAATTTTAGATTGCAGATTTTAGATTTTTAGGAAAACCTGAAACTTGAAACAAAAAAACTAAAATACTCCTTTGTCACCCTGAGCGAAGTCGAAGGGCACGCAAAGGTCTTCGACTTCGCTCAGCCTGACAACACTTGAAAACTTAAAAACCTGAGACAAAAAAATGAAACAAAAAATAAACTTATTTATAATATTTTTTTTGCTTGCATCGAATCTCTTTTCGCAAAATACCTATGTCTTTTTAGGATCGTATAATAGAGATAAAACAGCAGAAGCGATTCAGGTTTTTCAATTGGATACTTTAAATGGAAAACTGACAAAAATTACGGCGGTTAAAAACATTGTAAATCCATCTTATTTGACGATTTCTCCTAACGGAAAATATGTTTATGCCTGTACAGATACAAAAACGCCAAATGCGGGAAGTATAACGAGTTTTGAATTTAATCCTGAAAACAAAAGCCTGACATTTTTAAACAGTCAGCGAAGCGGCGGCGAAAATCCGGTTTATGTTACTGTACATAAAAGCGGAAAATGGCTCTCAAATGCAAATTACACAGAAGGAAGTGTTTCAGTTTTTCCGATTTTAGAAAATGGAAAAATCGATTCAATCGCACAGAATTTTCAATATGCTGACGGAAGCACACATAAGGAAAGACAAACAAGATCTCATGTACACTCTGCTGTATTTTCACCTCAATTCGATTATTTATTTTTACCCGATTTAGGAGCCGATAAAATTCGTTGTTATGCTTTTGATGAAAATCTGAAAAAACCTTTGATCGAGACGCAAAATTCGTTTACAAAAACTGATTTAGAAGCCGGACCGCGGCATTTTACTTTTCACCCAAATCAAAAATTTGGTTATTGCATTGAAGAAATGGCCGGACAAATCAGTGTTTATAAGTATGAAAAGGGTGTTTTAAATAAAATTCAGCGTATTGCCACACATACTGATAAAATAAAAGACGGATTTGAAAGCTCTGATATTCATATTTCTCCAGACGGAAAATTTCTGTACGCCACAAACCGCGGCAAAGAAAACAACATTGCCATATTTTTTATAGATGAAAACGGTCTCTTGAAAAACATTGGTTATCAATCGACTTTAGGAAAACATCCGCGAGTTTTTACAATCGATGAAAGTGGTAAATTTCTAATTGCATCAAATGTGATTACAGGAAATGTAATTGTTTTTAGAAGAAATCCTAAAACCGGACTACTTAAAAAAACAGGAAAACAAATAAAAATGGAAAATGTTTCCTGCGTACAGATTAAGAAATACTAACAAAAAAACTAAAAAATGACAACACCATATTTCAATTTACAACCAGATTTTCTGGAAGATGAAATTACAAAATTAGTTCCGTTAAAAGAAAGTGATTTTGAAGAATTGTATAAAGTCGCTTCAGATCCTTTAATTTGGGAACAGCACCCAATGAAAGACCGCTATAAAAAAGAAGTATTTCAGTCTTTTTTTGAAGCCGCTATAAATTCGAAAGGTTCATTTTTAATCTTAGATAAGCAGACAAATGAAATAATGGGCACAACTCGTTATTACGACTATAATCCTGAGAAATCAAGTGTAGCAATTGGATATACTTTTATTTCCAGAAAATATTGGGGCGGTCCTTATAATAATTCAACTAAAAAATTATTGATTGACTATGCATTTCAACATGTAGACTCAATACTTTTTCATATCGGAGCAGAAAATTTCCGTTCACAAAAAGCCGTATCAAAATTAGGCGCAGTAAAAATAAACACTATGGTTGTTAGCAGCAATGGCATAAACATACCGCATTTTGAATATTTATTGAGTAAGAAGTAATTAGTGAAAAGTGATTAGTGAAAAGTAAGATGTAAACAAATTATATTTATCCTCTCAAATTTAACTTCTAACATTTAACTTCTAACATTTAACTTCTAACATTTAACTTCTAACATTTAACTTCTAACATTTAACTTCTCACATTTAACAAAAAAACAAATGAAAAATATCACTGTATTTTGCGGTTCGAGTTTTGGTACCGAAGAAATATATAAAGAACAAGCAGAATTACTGGGAAAAACTCTGGCCAAACAAAATATTGGTTTGGTTTATGGAGGTGCGAACGTAGGTTTAATGGGAGCCGTCGCCGATGGTGCATTGAGCGAAAACGGAACCGTAATTGGTGTTCTTCCTAATTTTTTAAGATCAAAAGAAATCGCACATCAGGGCTTAACAGAATTGATTTTGGTAGAAAGTATGCACGAGCGAAAAACCAAAATGAGTGAGTTATGCGATGGCGTTATTGCACTTCCGGGTGGTTTTGGAACTCTGGAAGAGCTTTTTGAAATGCTTACCTGGGCTCAACTCGGACTTCATAAAAAACCAATTGCTATTTTAAACATTAGCGGCTTTTATGATTCGCTTTTAGAATTACTTGAAACAATGACCGAAAAAGGTCTTTTGAAAGAAGTAAACAAAAACATGCTTTTGGTTAGCGATGATATTGATGATTTATTAGAACAAATGAAAAATTACGTTGCTCCTACTGTTGGAAAATGGATTGATAAGAAAACCTCTTAAATTATAATTATATATATTCGCAATCCGAAAACAAATAAAACCAACCATTAATTCAAAAATGAAAAAACCATTATTGCTACTGCTTTTTATTTTAAGCATGCATTCTTATTCTCAAATAAATTTTGAAAAAGGCTATTTTATAGACAACAATGATAAAAAAACCGAATGTCTTATTAAAAATTTAGACTGGCGTAATAATCCTAATGAATTTGAATACAAATTAGACCTAGAAGATCAATCTCAAAAAATCAATATTACACAGTCGAAAGAATTCGGAATTTATAATGTTTCAAAATACGTAAGACAAACTGTAAATATTGACCGTTCAAGAACAATTTTAAGCGAACTGGATTATGATAAAAGTCCAAAATTCAATGAAGAAAAATTATTTTTGAAAGTTTTAATTGAAGGAAAAGCCAATTTATATCAATATGAAAACTCAGATATCAGCCGTTTCTTTTTTAAGACTGACAATACACCTATTACACAATTAATTTGGAAATCTTATAAAATATCAGATACTGAAATAGGAGAAAACAACACATTTAGAAATCAAATCTATACAGAATTAAAATGTGAAAGTATTAACATTCAAAGCGTTAAATATCTCAATTATAAAAAGACGGATTTATCTAAAATTTTTGCAAAATACAATCAATGTCAAAACTCTGAGTTTACGAATTTTGAAACTACACAAAAGAAAGATTTGTTTAATTTAACTATCAGACCTGGTATCAAGTCTTCAACTTATTCTGCTCAAAATGACATTATGAGTTCATACAATACTAATTTTGGAAACAAAATTGGATTTAGACTAGGTGTAGAAGCTGAGTTTATCATGCCATTTAATAAAAATAAATGGGCAATTATTCTGGAACCAACCTACCAATCTTATAAAGCTGAAAAATTACAGGAAAATATGACGTCAAAAGTTGATTATAGTTCAATCGAAATACCTATTGGAATCAGGCATTATTTTTTCTTAAATAATAATTCAAAAATATTCATCAACGGTCAATATGCTTTAGATTTAACTTTAAATAAAGACGCCTCATTTAAAAGTACTAATGGTCCTGTTAACGAATTAAAAATTGAATCTCCCGGAAGTTTTGCTTTTGGTTTGGGTTACAATTATCAAAAAAGATACAGTGCAGAAATCAGAATGGGGCTTTCCAGAGATCTTTTGGCTAAATACAGCGCATGGTCATCTGATTATAAAAGTGTTTCGCTTATTTTCGGATATACTCTATTTTAAAAAAGAATATTTTATTTCATAAAAGCTTTACAAATTCCTGTAAAGCTTTTTTTATTTCCTAAATTAGGTACTTCAAAATAATACATTTTAAATAGAACCTCTAACGTCGAAAAAAATGAAAACAGAAAACAACAAATTCGCAAAAGCCGAAATGCTGATTCGGAAACCTGTTTCAGAAGTTTTTCAGGCTTTTATTGACCCGGAAATTACCCGCAAGTTTTGGTTTACCAAAGGTTCCGGAAAATTAGAAGAAAATCAAAAAACAGAATGGACGTGGGAAATGTATGGTTTTTCACTTACTGTCAAAACTTTGGTTTTACAGGAAAATAAGAAAATTGTGATTGAATGGGGAAATCCGGATGAAACTACTTTAGTAGAATGGATTTTTACTCCGTTGAATGAAAATGAAACTTTTGTAAGCATCACAAATTCAGGCTTAAAAGGCGATACAGATAAAATAATCGATCAGGTTCGCAATTCAACAGAAGGTTTTACGTTAGTTTTAGCAGGTGCAAAAGCCTATTTAGAGCATAATTTACGATTGAATTTAGTTTTAGACAGATTTCCGAAAGGATTAGCATAGGTTTGGTTTCAGGTTTCAAGTTTTTTTTGTTTCAAGTTAGTCAGAACCTGAAGCCTGAAACTTGAAACAAAAAAATAAAAAGTCATGGACACGAAAAAACCCGAAAACATAGACGAATATATTGGTGGATTTCCGAATGAGGTTCAGGAAATATTGGAAAAAGTGAGAATGACGATTCAAAAAGCAGCTCCTGATGCCAAAGAAAAAATCAGTTATTCGATGCCGGCTTTTGAGCAAAACGGAATCGTGGTTTATTTCGCGGCATTTAAAAATCATATCGGACTTTATGCGTTGCCAAGCGGTCACGAAGCTTTTGCTTCTGAACTTTCTAAATACAAATCAGGAAAAGGTTCTGTTCAGTTTCCTTTAAAAGAAAAAATGCCTTATGATTTAATCACTAAAATTGTGAAATTTAGAGTGAAAGAAAATTTGGAAAAGGCGAAAAAGAAATGAACTTAACCCAACATTACAATCAACTTTACAAAACTTCTAAAGAAGCTATTCTGAGCGGAAATTATATTTTAGATTCAAAAATAAAAGATGTTTCAGATTCTCGTTTTGGAATTACGCTTCTCCTCCGCCCCAGCGAAAAAATAAAAGCTAATATTCAGCTCTTTTTAGACAAATTAAAAAAACTTGATTCTAAACAATATTATTATCCTAATGGAGATATACACGTTACGATAATGTCGATTATTTCGTGTTATGAAGGTTTTAGTTTAGATAAAATTAATATTGAAGATTACATCAAAATCATCGAAAAAAGTCTAGAAAATTTAGGTTCCATTACAATTGGATTTAAAGGTGTTACCGCTTCCAATTCGGCTATTATGATTCAGGGATTTCCTTCTGATGAAACTTTAAATAATCTAAGAGACAAACTTAGGGAGAATTTTAAAAATTCGGCTTTAGAACAAAGTATCGACAGTCGTTATTCTATTTCTACGGCACACTCAACCGTAATGCGTTTTACTGAAAAACTTCAAAATCCTGAAAAATTAATAGAAATTACAGAGCAGTTTCGAGATTATAATTTTGGAGAATTTAAAGTTGAAAAATTAGAATTAGTTTTTAATGATTGGTATCAGAGAGAAGAAAACACAATTCATTTAAAAGATTTTAATTTGTGACGTTTTTTCGTCACGAATTACACTAATTTTCACGAATTAAGTTTAAAAAAAATTACTGTAAATTAGTGTAATTCGTGTCAAACTTATTTTTTAAAAGTTCCGAAATGCCATAAAACTCCAGACGGGTCGTGCAGAAAACATTCGCTTCCCCAATCTAAATGGCGCGTTGGCGTTAATTTTACTCCGTATTTTTCAGTTAAATTTAAGGCTGAGAGTTCCTGATAATAGCGATCTGCATCATCGACTTCCAGAAAAATCATGGTATTTTCAATCCAGTTTTTATCATAATAATCTTGTAGATAAAAAGCCATTTCTCCCGATTTAAAAACGGAGAAATTAGATTCTAAAACTACTTCTTCAAAACCCAGATCACGATAAAAATTTCTTGAGGTTTCGAAATTCTTAGATCCTATAAATGGTCGTATTGATTTTATGTTGTGGTTCATTTTATTCTTTTTGATATTATTTATCAAATCCAAGCTGTTTACGCAAATCAATATTCAAGCTATATTGTTCCTGAATTGGAATGATTTTGCGTAAACTTTTATTTATGTCACTTCCTTCTGCAGTCCATAGAAAAGGGTAAAAATTAAAAACTTCATCACCTTTTAATTTCGAAACTTCTTCTCTCCATCCGTTCCATCTGTTTCCTTCATAAAACTTATCCAAATCATTATTCAAACAAAAACCTATAAATTCAGAGTAGGTAATATCAAGTGATTCGTATTCGAGATTATCAGGAGAGAAATAATAAATTTTACCAACGTCATTACCTAATCCTCCTCCATTCAGCATAAAAAAACCTCCAATTGCATCATCTGCAATTAATAAAAACGAAGGGACTTCTCCAAATTCATTAAACGACTTTCCTTTATTCCAATCAGGAACAGAACGATTAAATTTAGCATTTCCTGAACCCAGAATGCGAATCCATCCACCATCAATTAAAAGTCCGCCGGTATTATAAACAACTGCTCCCAAAATCGAACGGGTTGTAACCTGCGTTTTATATAAGGCCTCTTTTGCTTTTGTTGCATCAACAGGTAAAATTTCTACTTTATTTTTTGCAGTTTTTATCCAATCTTCCACAATAGGCCAGCCTGGGTCATTTGTATCAATAAGCTCTTTAACTTCTTTCATCTTATTTTGTCCAATCGCTGCAAAATTTATTAAAATCAATGCCAGTAATAGAAATCTTTTTATCATTTAATTTAATGTAAATCTTTATCACTTAATTACCCCTTCTTCAAAATACTACCTAAACCACGACCAATCTGTTCAATTGCTTCGATACTTTTTGTTAATGGTGTAGCGGTAAAATCTTCGTAAGCATCCATAGCGCTTTCTTTTCGGTCATCTTGCGGATAAACTAGTATGATGTTATTATCGCTGTAGAATTTTTCGAATTTTTGAGGCAGTCTGTCAAAAATAGAATGATAAGAAACGGAACCTTTTCTCGATAAATTGAAAACGATTAAATCTGTTGGTTTAATTTCATCTGAAATTGCTTCAAAATCATCCCATTCTGTTACGCTTTTAAAACCTAATTTAGCATTCAATCGCAGGTCATTAGCGATCTGCTGAATGGTTTGATGCGTTTTATATTCGGCATAAATTACAATCGGAATGCTTAATTCCTGTGATAACCTGCAGATTTTTTGCAATAAAAGCTGAAATCCTACACCTCTTTCAGAAAATGGCGGGCAAATAAATACCAGCCTTTTTTCTTCAATAAAATTTCGCTGAAATCGGCAGATAAATAAACTTTTATCAACATTATTGATAATCGAATCTACATTTTCTCCAAAAATTTTATCTAAGAAACCTGTTTTTTTCGGCCAGCCGATAATAACGATATCAGACATAATTTCCTTAGAAGTTCTGGCAATTCCGCTCGCTGGATTATGGTCGATTCTGGCAATTGTATTTATTTTTACTTCTGAAGCCGATCCCTGAATGACAAATTTATCGACTGCTTTTTTATATTTCAGAATATTTTTCTCAGCCTGATCGTTATTAGGAACTATCGTTAAAAGTGTTACCGGATTTGACGATTTTTTATCTTTTATTAAAAGAGCAAAATCTAATAAACTGGCTGTCGCCGAAGTTTTTGCCAGCGGAATTAAAATATGTTCGTCTAAAATTTGATCATTTCCTTCTTTTTCATGCGAAATCTCTTCTTCGCAAATTGCAATTTTTTTAGCTGCTTTTTCTGTTGCAAAAGAGGCCACAATACACGTTATCAGAATTAAAATAATGGTTCCGTTTAAAATATTTTCATCCAGAATCTTGGCTTTAAAACCTACTAAAATCACAGCCAGAGTTGCGGCGGCATGCGCACTGCTTAATCCAAAAATAAGCTGTCTTTCTGTTTTGGTATATTTAAACACAATTTGAGCAAAAAAGGCCGCAATCCATTTTCCAAAAATAGCCACAACACTCAAAGTTCCCGCTACAATTAAAGCCGTTGGTCCACTTAAAATAACGCTAATGTCAACCAGCATTCCTACTGATATCAGGAAAAACGGAATAAATAATGAATTCCCTATAAACTCAATTCTGTTCATTAAAGCCGATGAATGCGGAATTAAAGGGTTTAAAGCCAAACCGGCAACGAAAGCGCCAATAATAGGTTCTACTCCTGCTACTTCTGCCAAAAATGCGGCAAAGAAAACGACAGATAATACAAAAATATAATGGGCGTGTTTTTCACTTTCTAACTTCTTAAAAAACCATTTGGCGATTCTCGGAATCAGTAAAAACATTATGGCTGAGAAAATGGCCAGCGAAACTCCTAACTTAATCCAGAAAGCCTGATTTAAATTTCCCTGACTGCTTCCCATAATTACGGCCAGAATAATCAAAACGGCTGTATCGGTTAAAATTGTCCCTCCAACAGTTATAGCAACTGCCTGATTTTTTGCAATTCCGAGTTTGCTCACAATCGGATAAGCGACCAGAGTGTGCGTTGCAAACATACTTGCTGTTAAAAAACTGGCGTTAAAATCATATTTCAGCAAATAAAAACAAACCGGAAAACCAATGGAAAGCGGGAAAATAAACGTGAAAAAACCAAATAATAAACTCTTGTTTCTGTTGGCTTTAAACTCGTTCATATCTAATTCTAGTCCGGCAATAAACATAATATACAGCAGACCAATCGTTGAAAATAAATCTACGGCAGAGTTTTTCGCCAGAATATTTAATCCGTGCGGACCAATAATAACTCCTGAAATAATTAATCCGATAATTCCCGGAATATTTATTTTTTTAAGTAAAATCGGCGACAGCAGGATAATGAAAAGTATAAGCGAAAAAATCAATACCGGATTGCTGAGAGGTAATTCAAATTCGTGTAAAAAATGCTTGAAAAATTCTATCATAATGTAATTTTATCTTTTTGTGGTATTCTAAAATTTTCGTAAAAAGACATTGGTAGAATTAAAACGAAATTAACTGAAGTTTCGGTTAATTTTAAATTCTGGGTAATTAAAAGAAACAGCAGATTTAGATGGTTGCATCTTTACAAAAATACCGAAAAAAGGTTAACTTTTTACGAAAACGCCATATTAAGGAATTAAATTTATTTCGTTGCCGAATTATTAAAATTTAATATCTTTTTTAACAAATATGCAAGATTAACATTCGAATATAACTCTTCATTGCATTATTCAATTATCTTTGTCTTAACAAAAATTGAACAATGGAAGAATGTATCTCTGTTTTTGATATGCTTAAAATTGGCGTTGGTCCCTCAAGTTCACATACTTTGGGTCCATGGAGAGCCGCAGAACGCTTTTTAGAAGAGTTAAAAAGTGAGTCTATTTTAGATCAGGTTACCCGTGTAAAAGTCGATTTGTACGGTTCTCTTTCTTTAACCGGAAAAGGACACGCTACAGATTTGTCTGTTATGCTGGGCTTAAGCGGTCAGGATCCTGAATATATTCCGGTTGAGAATATTGCCGGAATTATTAAAACTATCGAAGACACAAACGAGATTAATCTCGCAAACGAATATAAAATTCCGTTTTATTTTCTTCAGGACATTGTTTTCAATAAAGACTTTCTTCCTTTTCACGCGAATGGCTTAAAATTTACGGCTTATAAAAATGATGATTCTCAATATGAATCGACTTTTTATTCAATCGGCGGTGGTTTTGTAGTGAAAGAAGAGCGTGAAAATGCCAAAATAAAAGAAGTTATAAAATGTGCCTTTCCGTTTCCAATTCAAAATGCGGTTGAGCTTTTAAATTATACCATCTCAGAGAACAAATCGATTTCTGAAATTGTGTATGAAAATGAAAAATCAATGCGTTCTGAAGAAGTAATTCATTCCGAATTAATGCGTATTTGGAACACCATGCTGGAATGCATGTACATAGGATGTCATTCAGAAGGAATTCTTCCTGGCGGGTTACATGTTCGCAGACGCGCTTTTGATATGCATCAAAATTTAATTGGCTTATCAAATTACACTGATCCGCAGTCCTGGCTTCAGGAAATTAGAAAAACCGAAGTAAAATTTCGCCAGATTTTAAAATGGGTAAGCTGTTTTGCATTGGCCGTAAATGAAGTAAATGCTTCGCTAGGACGTGTAGTTACGGCTCCTACTAACGGAAGTGCCGGCGTAATTCCGGCGGTTTTGATGTATTATATGGTGATCGAAAACCATAATGCAGGCGAAAAAGAAATCAAACAATTTTTGATGGTTGCCGGCGAAATTGGAAGTATCTTTAAAAAAGGTTCTACCATTTCTGCAGCAATGGGCGGATGTCAGGCAGAAATTGGCGTTTCGTCGTCGATGGCAGCAGCAGCACTTTGCGAATTAATGGGCGGAACTCCGGCTCAGGTTTTAATGGCTGCCGAAATTGCAATGGAACATCATTTAGGTTTAACCTGCGACCCAATCGGCGGTTTGGTGCAGATTCCGTGTATTGAAAGAAATACCATGGGCGCTATAAAAGCCATAAACGCAGCCGAACTTGCTCTTGAAACCGATTCTAAAAATGCAAAAGTTCCTCTTGATAAAGTGATTGGCACAATGTGGGAAACAGCAAAAGATATGAATTCTAAATACAAAGAAACTTCAGAAGGTGGTCTTGCCATTGCAGTAAACATGGCAGATTGCTAAAATTTAAAAAAATATTAGCCACAGATTAAAATCTTTTGAATCCTTTTAATCTGTGGCTAAAACTTCTCTAAGAATTATTTTTTCATGAAAAAACTTTACTTTCTAATTGCATTATTTCTTTCACTTCTATCACATTCACAGGAAACCTATTTTATTAATTCAGATACTCGTTTGTATACCAGTACAAATACCTCTGATTTTTTAGGTTATTTTAAATATGGGGCTCAGGTACAACTGTTATCTGACAGCAAAAATGGCTGGTACAAAGTCAAAGCTGATAATTTTTCTGAAGGATATGTTCCGGCTAAATTCATTTCTACATCTTTAAATGCGGGTGATATAAAAACCGTAGACCCGGAAAATCCCATTCTTTTTGGCGGAGATCATTATCATGGCAGTAATCACCTTTTTATATTAGCTGCGGGCTTAAAAGCCAGAGCGCTTCCTGACAGAAATTCAAAGGTTAGAGAAATTTTATTTACCGGCGATGCTGTTTCTATTGATTATCTTCCAAAAGATGAAAATGAATGGGTTAACCTATCCGGTGGTTTTAAGGAAGAATACATAATGTTTACGTTAAGAAAATTTGTTGGAAAAAGACCTAACATGAACGCTTTACTCAAAGATTTTGACAAATTAGATGTAAACAATATTCCGGATCGCAAAACAATCAGTGAACGCATTGTTGAATTAGCATGGAATAGTGATAAAACAACTTTAACACCGGCTTATCAACGTTATTATGAAGTTGTAAAACAATTAAATGATCCTAAACTTCTTGCTGAAACCGAATTGAACATGGCTATAGTCAAAGGTTTGATGAAATCTAAAACAGCAGAACAAATTATTGCCTTCTCCAAAAAAGCCGAATTCAGTTTAAAAGGCACCAAAACAAAATCCTTTTATTTATCGCAGACAGAATTAGTAAAGATATTTGGAAAACCCGCTAAAAAAGCCAATATCAGTGATGAATGCGGTATTTACCTAAGTGATTTATTTTATTATTATCCTGATTTAGAAACTTCTGTTGATGAAAAGAAAAATCAGGCTGAAATAGTTAAGGTTTACATTAACGAAAACAACAAGCTTATCATAAATGCCAATTCAGTTTTAGATAATTCGGTGTCCGAAAAAGCTTTCATTGAGAAATACGGAACTTATATCGACGCTTCGTTAAAATCACCGCATCATTATGCTATCATGATGGAAGACAGTCAATTTAGAATCGAATTTAAAGACGGAAAATTATTTTCTGTCGAAATATTCTTTTATTGCTGATTCCCTTTTTACAATTATTCAATACTTTTACATTATCAAAAAAACTTAAAATGTCAGTAGCAAAAAAAGATTATAAAAGAATCACAACAAAGTCATTAATTGAAATGAAAAGCAACGGAGAAAAAATCTCTATGCTTACGGCGTATGATTATACAATGGCTAAAATTGTTGATACTGCCGGAGTCGACGTGATTTTGGTGGGAGATTCTGCTTCAAATGTTATGGCGGGCCATGAAACGACTTTGCCAATTACTTTAGATCAAATGATATATCACGCTTCATCTGTAGTTCGCGCTGTAGAAAGAGGTTTAGTTGTAGTCGATTTACCTTTCGGAAGTTATCAGTCTGACCCAAAAGAAGCTTTACGTTCTGCTATCAGAATTATGAAAGAAAGCGGCGGACATGCGGTAAAACTTGAAGGCGGAAAAGAGATTAAAGAATCAATCAAAAAAATATTAAATGCCGGGATT
The sequence above is a segment of the Flavobacterium sp. genome. Coding sequences within it:
- a CDS encoding cation:proton antiporter, with amino-acid sequence MIEFFKHFLHEFELPLSNPVLIFSLILFIILLSPILLKKINIPGIIGLIISGVIIGPHGLNILAKNSAVDLFSTIGLLYIMFIAGLELDMNEFKANRNKSLLFGFFTFIFPLSIGFPVCFYLLKYDFNASFLTASMFATHTLVAYPIVSKLGIAKNQAVAITVGGTILTDTAVLIILAVIMGSSQGNLNQAFWIKLGVSLAIFSAIMFLLIPRIAKWFFKKLESEKHAHYIFVLSVVFFAAFLAEVAGVEPIIGAFVAGLALNPLIPHSSALMNRIEFIGNSLFIPFFLISVGMLVDISVILSGPTALIVAGTLSVVAIFGKWIAAFFAQIVFKYTKTERQLIFGLSSAHAAATLAVILVGFKAKILDENILNGTIILILITCIVASFATEKAAKKIAICEEEISHEKEGNDQILDEHILIPLAKTSATASLLDFALLIKDKKSSNPVTLLTIVPNNDQAEKNILKYKKAVDKFVIQGSASEVKINTIARIDHNPASGIARTSKEIMSDIVIIGWPKKTGFLDKIFGENVDSIINNVDKSLFICRFQRNFIEEKRLVFICPPFSERGVGFQLLLQKICRLSQELSIPIVIYAEYKTHQTIQQIANDLRLNAKLGFKSVTEWDDFEAISDEIKPTDLIVFNLSRKGSVSYHSIFDRLPQKFEKFYSDNNIILVYPQDDRKESAMDAYEDFTATPLTKSIEAIEQIGRGLGSILKKG
- a CDS encoding L-serine ammonia-lyase; this encodes MEECISVFDMLKIGVGPSSSHTLGPWRAAERFLEELKSESILDQVTRVKVDLYGSLSLTGKGHATDLSVMLGLSGQDPEYIPVENIAGIIKTIEDTNEINLANEYKIPFYFLQDIVFNKDFLPFHANGLKFTAYKNDDSQYESTFYSIGGGFVVKEERENAKIKEVIKCAFPFPIQNAVELLNYTISENKSISEIVYENEKSMRSEEVIHSELMRIWNTMLECMYIGCHSEGILPGGLHVRRRAFDMHQNLIGLSNYTDPQSWLQEIRKTEVKFRQILKWVSCFALAVNEVNASLGRVVTAPTNGSAGVIPAVLMYYMVIENHNAGEKEIKQFLMVAGEIGSIFKKGSTISAAMGGCQAEIGVSSSMAAAALCELMGGTPAQVLMAAEIAMEHHLGLTCDPIGGLVQIPCIERNTMGAIKAINAAELALETDSKNAKVPLDKVIGTMWETAKDMNSKYKETSEGGLAIAVNMADC
- a CDS encoding SH3 domain-containing protein; the encoded protein is MKKLYFLIALFLSLLSHSQETYFINSDTRLYTSTNTSDFLGYFKYGAQVQLLSDSKNGWYKVKADNFSEGYVPAKFISTSLNAGDIKTVDPENPILFGGDHYHGSNHLFILAAGLKARALPDRNSKVREILFTGDAVSIDYLPKDENEWVNLSGGFKEEYIMFTLRKFVGKRPNMNALLKDFDKLDVNNIPDRKTISERIVELAWNSDKTTLTPAYQRYYEVVKQLNDPKLLAETELNMAIVKGLMKSKTAEQIIAFSKKAEFSLKGTKTKSFYLSQTELVKIFGKPAKKANISDECGIYLSDLFYYYPDLETSVDEKKNQAEIVKVYINENNKLIINANSVLDNSVSEKAFIEKYGTYIDASLKSPHHYAIMMEDSQFRIEFKDGKLFSVEIFFYC
- the panB gene encoding 3-methyl-2-oxobutanoate hydroxymethyltransferase, with the protein product MSVAKKDYKRITTKSLIEMKSNGEKISMLTAYDYTMAKIVDTAGVDVILVGDSASNVMAGHETTLPITLDQMIYHASSVVRAVERGLVVVDLPFGSYQSDPKEALRSAIRIMKESGGHAVKLEGGKEIKESIKKILNAGIPVMGHLGLTPQSIYKFGTYSVRAKEEEEAEKLIEDAQMLEKVGCFAVVLEKIPADLAEKVAKSISIPVIGIGAGGGVDGQVLVIHDMLGMNNEFSPRFLRRYLNLYELMTKAIGQYAADVKSSDFPNSGEQY